aaTCCCATTGGCCGTTATGAATAAAGTGACGGGGTCAGTCACTTCCTCTCCATCAGAAAGAATGAGTTTCTTAGGAATTCCTTTTTCGAACTCGACAACAAAGTCTTCTGGTTCATCAGGAGCATCGATAGGATCAACCGTCAACTTCCACATATCTTTAGGTGGCGTTGTATTTGGATCCTCGAGAATACCAGCTTCAAATGAAATATGGGCCATGTTCTCATCCGTAGACCAAGGTTTGGCTTTAGTTTGAGTGACCGGAATCCCCTTCTGGGCAGCGTAATCGAGTAAGTCTTTTCTTCCCGCAAATCTTTCAAAGAAGGATGGATCTCTCCAAGGTGCAATGACTTTCACATCAGGCTTCAAAGCATAGAAAGACAATTCAAATCTAACCTGGTCATTTCCCTTACCGGTGCAACCATGGGAAACAGCAAAACAGCCTTCCTTTTCCGCCACTTCGATTTGAGCTTTCGCGATAACAGGTCTGGCCAACGAAGTACCCAACAGGTAAACATTTTCATAAATTGCATTAACTTGCACAGCTGGAAACAGCACCTGTTCAACGAATTCTTTTCTGACATCGACCAGGACATACTTGGTTGCGCCAATTGCAAGGGCCTTTTCCTCAGCAGCTGCGAAGTCCTCCTCCTGACCAATATTTGCCATGAAAGCAATCACTTCATAACCCTGCTCTAGGAGCCATGCAAGAATCACAGATGTATCCAGACCTCCAGAATATGCTAAACAAACCTTTCCTTTTGACATCCCTTTGTTTTGACACGGTGAGCGAATCACTAAAAGACAACTAACAACTActaaaaattttcaagtGACGATGAAATATATAAGGTCCAGATACCCTGAAGAGAATGAGTCGTAATGTGTCAGAGTTCCTAACCACACGCGGAAAATTTTCAGAATTGCCGTTTTAGGAATGGCCCTAGCGATTGATGATAGACAATCAAATTATTTAGACAGTGCTTGTACTCAACCTATAAGCGTTAGCCAAAAACCCTTTTTTTCACCTAAAGCTATCATTTTTCTGCAGCGGAAGGGTTTCAAACTCCAAGCCCACTTGCACTGACTTGCATTTTATATTTGCTATTCACCGGGCACTAAAGAGCTTGAGAGATTTTCACGGGAAGAAGCAGAATCAAGAAAACATCAGTAATACACTCCGCACACTAGGATATAAAAGGGACAAGAAAAGTACATGCTTGTGTATGAAATCAGGGAACTAAGTGAATGGTCAACTTTAATTCAGCTAATGCGACATGTTATTAAACTGTCACTTTAATCACGCACTGAGAAGTTCAGACAAAAATCATCTTAAAAGCTAGAAATAATATGATGAGAGAAAATGCTGGACTTCAAGTGTGCAACGTCGTCAATACTACACTAAAACAATAATTTTGTTGGTAACCGTAAGGATGTAAATTTCTATTTTATTACACTAGAAAAGCCAACAATTATTTTCGGGCTCTCTATTCCAGTATGTGGATCACTCGATTAGTTTTAGCGCGCAAGTCCTAGCGGCTAAATTTTATTCAGGTATATGCCGCTAGGTACGATAATGCCACTTATTGCCAAATATAAATAGTTTGGCGAAGGCAGTGCAATCGCAAAAACCGATTAGGAAGGGAGAACAGAGCTTTGAAGTGCGctaaaataaatattgGGACTGCATTTTTCATCCACAGGCACTATATATACGAGCTAAATTTCTATCAACAGTaattcaaaaaaaagatGTCATCACAGGCAGACATCGATCAACTAGCTCAAAATTTTGGCATCAAGAATGCAGAACTGATTAAGACAGGTGCTTTCATAGGGGGCGAATGGCTTCATTTCAATGACGAGACGTTTTCTGTTGAAGACCCGGCCACCAATAAGCACCTGCTGAAAGTTTCTAATACGCCTATTGAAGTTGTGGAGCAAGCCATCCGTGATGCAGATATTGCATTcaaagagttcaaaaaaACGACGGGCAGGCAAAGAAGTTTGTTACTCCGAAAACTTTACGACTTGATGAttgaaaatggtgaagatCT
This portion of the Ogataea parapolymorpha DL-1 chromosome IV, whole genome shotgun sequence genome encodes:
- a CDS encoding Argininosuccinate synthase, giving the protein MSKGKVCLAYSGGLDTSVILAWLLEQGYEVIAFMANIGQEEDFAAAEEKALAIGATKYVLVDVRKEFVEQVLFPAVQVNAIYENVYLLGTSLARPVIAKAQIEVAEKEGCFAVSHGCTGKGNDQVRFELSFYALKPDVKVIAPWRDPSFFERFAGRKDLLDYAAQKGIPVTQTKAKPWSTDENMAHISFEAGILEDPNTTPPKDMWKLTVDPIDAPDEPEDFVVEFEKGIPKKLILSDGEEVTDPVTLFITANGIARRNGVGRIDIVENRFIGIKSRGCYETPGLTLLRSAHIDLEGLTLDREVRSIRDAFVTPTYSKLLYNGMYFTPECEYVRSMIQPSQNTVNGLVRARCYKGSVTILGRSSSTEKLYDATESSMDELTGFQPQDASGFIAVQSIRIKKYGEKAREDGKVLSL